A part of Jiangella alba genomic DNA contains:
- a CDS encoding FadR/GntR family transcriptional regulator produces the protein MAQVRRSPLADQAAELLLARVRSGEWALGAKLPGETTLAPQLGVGRSTVREAIRQLAGRGVLASRQGAGVFVTALDVPDDWDVVLRRADIVSVIEARIAVETEAAALAAERRTPTDLRAVRRALADRDQRRGASTADLVDADTAFHRAIVVAAHNPILIELFDGFTPRLRQAMIELLRLRDDHGDDADQDAHADLVDAIAGRDAGAARARSRAHLQALEAALA, from the coding sequence ATGGCACAGGTGAGACGGTCGCCGCTCGCGGATCAGGCCGCTGAGCTGCTGCTCGCGCGCGTCAGGTCGGGCGAGTGGGCGCTCGGCGCGAAACTGCCGGGTGAGACGACGCTCGCGCCGCAGCTCGGCGTCGGCCGGTCCACCGTCCGCGAGGCGATCCGCCAGCTCGCCGGGCGCGGCGTGCTCGCCTCACGGCAGGGCGCCGGGGTGTTCGTCACGGCGCTCGACGTGCCCGACGACTGGGACGTCGTGCTGCGCCGGGCGGACATCGTGTCGGTGATCGAGGCGCGCATCGCCGTCGAGACCGAGGCCGCGGCGCTGGCCGCCGAACGGCGCACGCCGACGGACCTGCGGGCCGTCCGCCGTGCACTCGCCGACCGAGATCAGCGACGCGGCGCGAGCACGGCGGACCTCGTCGACGCCGACACGGCGTTCCATCGCGCCATCGTCGTCGCCGCGCACAACCCGATTCTCATCGAGCTCTTCGACGGCTTCACCCCGCGGCTGCGCCAGGCCATGATCGAGCTGCTCCGGCTCCGCGACGACCACGGCGACGACGCCGATCAGGACGCGCACGCCGACCTGGTGGACGCCATCGCCGGCCGCGACGCCGGTGCGGCGCGGGCACGCAGCCGCGCCCACCTCCAGGCGCTCGAGGCCGCACTCGCCTGA
- a CDS encoding serine/threonine dehydratase, with translation MPGPAAVAAAAATIAQYIRHTPLLRAEVDGRPVLLKLEHLQRSGSFKLRGALTALLGGDRPQHVVTASGGNHGLGVATAAGLLGLPATVYVPETVPETKARRIEAAGARLVRHGGTYAEAAAAATDAAAEPGARYLPAYDHPDVIAGQGTVAAEVVAEAPDVDAIAVAVGGGGLAAGTALAAGGRVTVAVEPEHCCALHQALAAGEPVDAEVDSVASSALGATRVGELPFAVLTAAPVASVLVTDDELLAARERLWDEFRLLVEPAAAVPFAAWLAGRVPGELACLVLCGANTDR, from the coding sequence CTGCCCGGGCCGGCCGCGGTGGCCGCCGCCGCGGCGACCATCGCCCAGTACATCCGGCACACCCCGCTGCTGCGCGCCGAGGTCGACGGCCGGCCGGTGCTGCTGAAACTCGAGCACCTGCAGCGCAGCGGCTCGTTCAAACTGCGCGGCGCGCTGACGGCGCTGCTCGGCGGCGACCGGCCGCAGCACGTCGTCACGGCGTCGGGCGGCAACCACGGGCTCGGCGTCGCGACGGCGGCAGGGCTGCTCGGCCTGCCCGCGACGGTGTACGTGCCGGAGACGGTGCCCGAGACGAAGGCACGCCGCATCGAGGCGGCCGGCGCCCGGCTGGTCCGGCACGGCGGCACCTACGCCGAGGCGGCCGCGGCGGCCACGGACGCGGCGGCCGAGCCCGGCGCGCGGTACCTCCCCGCCTACGACCACCCCGACGTCATCGCCGGCCAGGGGACGGTCGCGGCCGAGGTGGTGGCGGAGGCGCCGGACGTCGACGCGATCGCCGTCGCGGTGGGCGGGGGCGGGCTGGCGGCCGGCACGGCGCTGGCCGCGGGCGGCCGCGTCACCGTCGCCGTCGAGCCGGAGCACTGCTGCGCCCTGCACCAGGCGCTGGCCGCGGGCGAGCCGGTCGACGCGGAGGTCGACTCCGTCGCGTCGTCCGCGCTGGGCGCGACCCGGGTGGGCGAGCTGCCGTTCGCCGTCCTCACCGCCGCGCCGGTCGCGTCGGTGCTGGTCACCGATGACGAGTTGCTGGCCGCCCGGGAACGGCTGTGGGACGAGTTCCGGCTGCTGGTCGAGCCGGCGGCCGCGGTGCCGTTCGCCGCCTGGCTGGCCGGCCGCGTTCCGGGCGAGCTGGCGTGCCTCGTGCTCTGCGGCGCGAACACCGACCGCTGA
- a CDS encoding DUF6624 domain-containing protein — MIRTALLALVLLVTGCAGDDDAGPAPTPSPAERALDQELQAELLELKAQDQAERSPEYIGEWHDQERTDRLAEIVDEHGWPGSDLVGTDGASAAWVIAQHSDLDPEFQQRALELMRPAAEAGRADLGELAYLEDRVALNAGGEQVYGTQIACVDGVPEPAPLADPETVDERRAEAGLDPLDEYLATLDEACAAEAEASASATPYG, encoded by the coding sequence ATGATCCGGACGGCGCTGCTGGCCCTCGTCCTGCTGGTGACGGGGTGCGCGGGCGACGACGACGCGGGCCCGGCGCCCACGCCGTCCCCGGCCGAGCGGGCGCTGGACCAGGAGCTCCAGGCCGAGCTGCTGGAGCTGAAGGCGCAGGACCAGGCCGAGCGGTCGCCCGAGTACATCGGCGAGTGGCACGACCAGGAACGCACCGACCGGCTGGCCGAGATCGTCGACGAGCACGGCTGGCCCGGGTCGGACCTGGTCGGCACCGACGGCGCCAGCGCGGCCTGGGTGATCGCCCAGCACTCCGACCTCGACCCCGAGTTCCAGCAGCGCGCGCTGGAGCTGATGCGACCGGCCGCCGAGGCGGGCCGCGCCGACCTCGGTGAGCTGGCCTACCTGGAGGACCGCGTCGCCCTGAACGCCGGCGGCGAGCAGGTCTACGGCACCCAGATCGCCTGCGTCGACGGCGTGCCGGAACCGGCGCCGCTCGCCGACCCGGAGACGGTCGACGAGCGGCGGGCGGAGGCCGGGCTGGACCCGCTGGACGAGTACCTCGCCACCCTCGACGAGGCCTGCGCGGCCGAGGCCGAGGCGAGCGCCAGCGCCACCCCCTACGGCTGA
- a CDS encoding 2-isopropylmalate synthase — translation MTVTFPRISTPAGPVPDGAAPWNRQRHSQLPSHRYADVYARVEVPLAERDWPTRRLTAAPLWVPVDLRDGNQALAEPMDPARKRRFFELMVAMGYKEIEVGYPSASRTDHDFVRLIAETDLAPDDVTIVVFTPARRDLIERTVASIQGIRNEVVIHLYTATAPVWRDVVLGRGRDELTRLILDGGRDVLEFAGDLPNVRFEFSPEVFNLTEPDYALEVCDAMTALWQASPERPVILNLPATVEVATPNVYADQIEYMHKNLARRDSVILSVHPHNDRGTGVACAELAVLAGAERVEGCLFGNGERTGNVDIATLALNLHAQGVDPMIDFSDIDEIRRTVEYCNRIDVHPRHPYVGDLVHTAFSGTHQDAIRKGLAEHRARAATESRPERDIAWRVPYLPIDPADLGRSYDAVIRVNSQSGKGGIAYLLESAYEVELPRRLQIDLAGRVQQHTDDSGDEITAAEIWAIFQDSYCVTAGDATIELAGYETSESEGRGRTRIVLRARGEEHVSSHDGVGPVEALTAALTALGAGIEVLDLHQSSIGPGSDSDALTVVEYRHAGGVGWAAGRAGSVLAASLAAVIAAADLAEREPALTS, via the coding sequence ATGACCGTCACGTTCCCCCGCATCTCCACGCCCGCCGGCCCGGTGCCGGACGGGGCCGCGCCCTGGAATCGGCAACGTCACTCGCAGCTCCCCTCGCACCGCTACGCCGACGTGTACGCGCGGGTCGAGGTACCGCTCGCCGAGCGCGACTGGCCGACGCGACGGCTGACGGCCGCGCCGCTGTGGGTCCCGGTCGACCTGCGCGACGGCAACCAGGCGCTGGCCGAGCCGATGGACCCCGCCCGCAAACGCCGCTTCTTCGAGCTGATGGTGGCGATGGGTTACAAGGAGATCGAGGTCGGCTACCCGTCCGCCTCGCGAACCGACCACGACTTCGTGCGCCTGATCGCCGAGACAGACCTCGCCCCTGACGACGTCACGATCGTCGTGTTCACCCCGGCGCGCCGTGACCTCATCGAGCGTACCGTCGCCTCGATCCAGGGCATCCGCAACGAGGTGGTCATCCACCTGTACACCGCCACCGCACCGGTCTGGCGTGACGTCGTGCTCGGGCGCGGACGCGACGAGCTGACGCGGCTGATCCTCGACGGCGGCCGCGACGTGCTGGAGTTCGCGGGCGACTTGCCGAACGTGCGGTTCGAGTTCTCGCCCGAGGTGTTCAACCTGACCGAGCCCGACTACGCGCTCGAGGTCTGCGACGCCATGACCGCGTTGTGGCAGGCGAGCCCGGAGCGTCCGGTCATCCTGAACCTGCCCGCCACCGTCGAGGTCGCCACGCCGAACGTGTACGCCGACCAGATCGAGTACATGCACAAGAACCTCGCGCGCCGCGACAGCGTGATCCTCTCCGTCCACCCGCACAACGACCGCGGCACCGGCGTCGCCTGCGCCGAGCTGGCGGTGCTCGCCGGAGCCGAACGTGTCGAGGGCTGCCTCTTCGGCAACGGTGAGCGCACCGGGAACGTCGACATCGCCACCCTCGCGCTCAACCTGCACGCCCAGGGCGTCGACCCGATGATCGACTTCTCCGACATCGACGAGATCCGCCGCACGGTCGAGTACTGCAACCGCATCGACGTGCATCCGCGTCACCCGTACGTCGGCGACCTCGTGCACACGGCGTTCAGCGGCACCCACCAGGACGCGATCAGGAAGGGCCTCGCCGAGCATCGGGCCCGAGCCGCCACCGAGTCGCGGCCCGAGCGCGACATCGCCTGGCGGGTGCCCTACCTGCCGATCGACCCGGCCGACCTCGGGCGCAGCTACGACGCCGTGATCCGGGTGAACTCCCAGTCGGGCAAGGGCGGCATCGCCTACCTGCTGGAGAGCGCCTACGAGGTCGAGCTGCCCCGGCGCCTGCAGATCGATCTCGCCGGACGGGTGCAGCAGCACACCGACGACTCCGGCGACGAGATCACCGCCGCAGAGATCTGGGCGATCTTCCAGGACAGCTACTGCGTGACAGCCGGCGACGCGACCATCGAGCTGGCCGGCTACGAGACGTCCGAGTCCGAGGGCCGTGGTCGCACCCGGATCGTGCTCCGTGCACGCGGCGAGGAGCACGTCAGCAGCCACGACGGCGTCGGCCCGGTCGAGGCGCTGACCGCGGCGCTGACCGCACTCGGCGCCGGCATCGAGGTGCTCGACCTGCATCAGAGCAGCATCGGGCCGGGCAGCGACAGCGACGCGCTCACCGTCGTCGAGTACCGCCACGCCGGTGGCGTCGGCTGGGCGGCCGGCCGAGCGGGATCGGTGCTCGCCGCGAGCCTGGCCGCCGTTATAGCCGCGGCCGACCTGGCCGAACGGGAACCGGCGCTCACGTCCTAG
- a CDS encoding beta-propeller domain-containing protein, with translation MLAGCSIGADDEDGAIAVMGLTPFDACEDVLDHLKTEAGERVGPWGLGGAVTEAYAADGGAEDTAALAVPESAGRGDSGGAQSHSTTNVQEAGVDEPDVAKTDGRLLVTTAGGDLRVIDVTGDAPREVGRLALTDPAAKPAPGRMIAPEIAPENVDASVFLAGDRVVALVRQYPMIAYDAMSSYPGPMTSTTAVLLIDISDPAEPVVESRLQVDGDYLDARMVDDTVRLVVSSYPTLEFPMTEADVNLPEDELTERNRAIVEESTIADWLPSYTFTSGDAEPETGQLVSCEQVSRPDEFAGFSLLSVLTFDPDDGLGTDGSVGVLTDGDTVYASQDRLYVATTRWGDPFAPAGDAIRTLPGPGDITTGIHAFDITGNVPARYLASGEVEGRILGRYAMSEHEGVLRVATTIDGWNGTTDTSESVLYTLEEGDGELVQLGQVGGLGKGEQIYAVRYFGDTGYVVTFRQVDPLYVLDLSDPAAPAVTGELKITGYSAYLHDAGDDRLLGVGQETTENGMAVGAQISLFDVADPTAPAKLDGHVVPNAWSQTEWDPQAFLFWPETRQVVVPMETGTGPSALIVRLDGDAVTEQGQITRTESPRDGWAWLRRTVIVGDTLYTVWQDGVQANGLADLEPRGWAGFAQP, from the coding sequence ATGCTCGCCGGTTGCTCGATCGGTGCTGACGACGAAGACGGCGCGATCGCCGTCATGGGGCTGACGCCGTTCGACGCGTGCGAAGACGTCCTGGACCACCTGAAGACGGAGGCGGGCGAACGGGTCGGCCCGTGGGGCCTGGGCGGCGCGGTGACCGAGGCCTACGCGGCCGACGGCGGCGCCGAGGACACCGCCGCGCTCGCCGTGCCGGAGTCCGCCGGCCGCGGCGACAGCGGAGGCGCCCAGTCGCACTCCACGACGAACGTGCAGGAGGCCGGCGTCGACGAGCCCGACGTCGCCAAAACCGACGGGCGGCTGCTGGTCACCACGGCCGGCGGCGACCTGCGCGTCATCGACGTCACCGGCGACGCGCCGCGGGAGGTCGGCCGGCTGGCGCTCACCGATCCGGCCGCGAAACCGGCGCCCGGCCGGATGATCGCCCCGGAGATCGCGCCCGAGAACGTCGACGCCTCGGTGTTCCTGGCCGGCGACCGCGTCGTCGCCCTCGTGCGGCAGTACCCGATGATCGCCTACGACGCCATGTCCAGCTACCCCGGCCCGATGACGTCCACGACCGCGGTGCTGCTGATCGACATCTCCGACCCCGCCGAGCCGGTGGTCGAGTCGCGGCTGCAGGTCGACGGCGACTACCTCGACGCCCGCATGGTCGACGACACCGTCCGGCTGGTCGTCAGTTCCTATCCCACCCTCGAGTTCCCGATGACGGAGGCGGACGTCAACCTGCCGGAGGACGAGCTCACCGAGCGCAACCGCGCGATCGTCGAGGAATCCACCATCGCCGACTGGCTGCCGTCGTACACGTTCACCAGCGGCGACGCCGAGCCCGAGACCGGCCAGCTGGTGAGCTGCGAGCAGGTGAGCCGCCCGGACGAGTTCGCCGGCTTCTCCCTGCTCAGCGTCCTGACCTTCGACCCGGACGACGGCCTCGGCACCGACGGCTCCGTCGGCGTGCTGACCGACGGCGACACCGTCTACGCGAGCCAGGACCGCCTGTACGTCGCGACGACGCGGTGGGGCGACCCGTTCGCGCCGGCCGGCGACGCGATCCGCACGCTGCCCGGGCCCGGCGACATCACCACCGGCATCCACGCGTTCGACATCACCGGCAACGTGCCCGCGCGGTACCTGGCCTCCGGCGAGGTCGAGGGGCGCATCCTCGGCCGGTACGCGATGTCCGAGCACGAGGGCGTCCTGCGCGTCGCCACGACCATCGACGGCTGGAACGGCACGACCGACACCAGCGAGAGCGTGCTCTACACGCTCGAGGAGGGCGACGGCGAGCTGGTCCAGCTCGGGCAGGTCGGCGGGCTGGGCAAGGGCGAGCAGATCTACGCCGTCAGGTACTTCGGCGACACCGGGTACGTGGTCACGTTCCGCCAGGTCGACCCGCTCTACGTGCTCGATCTCTCCGACCCGGCGGCACCGGCCGTCACCGGCGAGCTGAAGATCACCGGGTACTCCGCCTACCTGCACGACGCCGGCGACGACCGGCTCCTCGGCGTCGGCCAGGAGACGACGGAGAACGGCATGGCGGTCGGCGCGCAGATCTCGCTGTTCGACGTCGCCGATCCCACGGCGCCGGCCAAGCTCGACGGCCACGTCGTCCCGAACGCGTGGTCGCAGACCGAATGGGACCCGCAGGCGTTCCTGTTCTGGCCGGAGACCAGGCAGGTCGTCGTGCCGATGGAGACAGGGACGGGGCCCAGCGCCCTGATCGTGCGGCTGGACGGCGACGCCGTCACCGAGCAGGGGCAGATCACCCGCACCGAGTCGCCGCGCGACGGCTGGGCGTGGCTGCGCCGCACCGTCATCGTCGGCGACACCCTCTACACCGTGTGGCAGGACGGCGTGCAGGCCAACGGGCTGGCCGACCTGGAGCCGCGCGGCTGGGCCGGGTTCGCTCAGCCGTAG